In the genome of Amia ocellicauda isolate fAmiCal2 chromosome 3, fAmiCal2.hap1, whole genome shotgun sequence, one region contains:
- the LOC136746543 gene encoding olfactory receptor 13D1-like: MQNSSSVTVFTLHGLNETASHKYIFFAFTLLAYLLICLFNMTLIITIIIEKTLHEPMYIFLCNLCVNGLYGTAGLYPKLLADFLSDSHVISYTGCFLQLFAIYSSTLCEFTILTVMAYDRYVAICKPLQYHSIMTSLTIIKFLLISWIFPFCESIIALLLTIRLPLCGSHIDKLYCENWSVVKLSCVDTTINNVYSYVLILIHFSQVLFTVYSYVHIVRACAKSSEEISKFMQTCLPHLISLINFTISMLFDIMYSRYGSRNIAQTLRNFLAVEFLLIPPLLNPLIYGLKLSQIRRKLMRVFSREVHILK, translated from the coding sequence ATGCAGAACTCATCCAGTGTTACAGTCTTCACACTCCATGGATTAAACGAGACGGCAtctcataaatacatattttttgcttttactcTTTTGGCTTATCTTTTGATATGTCTGTTCAATATGACACTGATCATTACAATCATTATTGAGAAAACCCTCCATGAGCCTATGTACATCTTCCTCTGTAACCTGTGTGTCAATGGACTGTATGGAACTGCTGGTCTGTATCCTAAACTCCTGGCTGACTTCCTCTCTGACTCTCATGTGATCTCATACACTGGATGTTTCCTTCAATTATTTGCAATCTACTCTTCTACTTTATGTGAATTTACCATTTTAACAGTGATGGCTTATGACAGGTATGTGGCAATATGCAAACCTTTACAGTACCACTCCATCATGACATCTCTAACTATCATCAAGTTTCTGTTAATTTCTTGGATTTTTCCTTTCTGTGAATCAATAATTGCGTTATTGTTAACTATCAGACTACCACTTTGTGGATCTCACATTGATAAACTCTACTGTGAAAACTGGTCAGTTGTAAAGCTGTCTTGTGTAGACACAACTATTAATAATGTCTATAGTTATGTTTTAATACTTATACATTTCTCTCAAGTCCTTTTTACTGTATATTCTTATGTCCACATTGTTAGGGCTTGTGCAAAGTCTAGTGAAGAGATTAGTAAATTCATGCAGACCTGTTTGCCCCATTTGATATCTTTAATTAACTTTACAATTTCAATGCTCTTTGATATAATGTACAGTCGATATGGTTCAAGGAACATCGCACAGACTCTTCGCAATTTCCTGGCAGTGGAATTTCTACTCATCCCTCCTCTTTTAAATCCCCTCATATACGGCTTGAAGCTGAGTCAGATTCGCAGGAAACTTATGAGGGTGTTCAGCAGAGAAGTACATATTCTTAAGTGA
- the LOC136747313 gene encoding olfactory receptor 52J3-like codes for MQNSSSVTLFTLHGLNETASHKYIFFAFTLLAYLLICLFNMTLIITIIIEKTLHEPMYIFLCNLCVNGLYGTAGLYPKLLADFLSDSHQISYSGCLTQANVIYTSVLCEFTILIIMAYDRYVAICKPLQYHSIMTARTISKFLLISWILPFCETTFALFLTNRLPLCGSHIDKLYCENWSIVKLSCVDTTINNVYSYIVILIHVSQALFIVYSYIHIVKACVKSSEEISKFMQTCLPHVICLINFTITVVFDIMYSRYGSRNIPQALRNFLAVEFLLIPPLLNPLIYGLKLNQIRRRVMRVCSREVHSLK; via the coding sequence ATGCAGAACTCGTCCAGCGTTACACTCTTCACACTCCATGGATTAAACGAGACGGCAtctcataaatacatattttttgcttttactcTTTTGGCTTATCTTTTGATATGTCTGTTCAATATGACACTGATCATTACAATCATTATTGAGAAAACCCTCCATGAGCCTATGTACATCTTCCTCTGTAACCTGTGTGTCAATGGACTGTATGGAACTGCTGGTCTGTATCCTAAACTCCTGGCTGACTTCCTCTCTGACTCTCATCAGATCTCATACTCTGGATGCTTGACTCAAGCAAATGTGATCTACACATCTGTTCTGTGTGAATTTACCATTTTGATAATAATGGCTTATGACAGGTATGTGGCAATATGCAAACCTTTACAATATCATTCTATTATGACAGCTCGAACTATCAGCAAGTTTCTGTTGATTTCTTGGATTCTTCCTTTCTGTGAAACAACATTTGCGCTATTTTTAACTAACAGACTCCCACTGTGTGGATCTCACATTGATAAACTGTACTGTGAAAACTGGTCAATTGTAAAGCTGTCTTGTGTAGACACAACTATTAACAATGTCTATAGTTACATTGTAATACTTATACATGTTTCTCAAGCACTTTTTATTGTATATTCTTATATCCACATTGTTAAGGCTTGTGTAAAGTCTAGTGAAGAGATTAGTAAATTCATGCAGACCTGTTTGCCCCATGTAATATGTTTAATCAACTTTACAATTACTGTGGTCTTTGATATAATGTACAGTCGATATGGTTCAAGGAACATCCCACAGGCTCTTCGCAATTTCCTGGCAGTGGAATTTCTACTCATCCCTCCCCTTTTAAATCCCCTCATATATGGCTTGAAACTGAATCAGATTCGCAGGAGAGTTATGAGGGTGTGCAGCAGAGAAGTGCATAGTCTGAAGTAA